The Episyrphus balteatus chromosome 3, idEpiBalt1.1, whole genome shotgun sequence genome segment AATGAATTATAACTTATTCTTCGCATTGAGGAAAGCGATCAAGTCTTGATCTTCCGAGAAGTCATACATCACGGACTTGTAGAAGACTTGATGAAGTAATAAGTttctcgtttttgaaaaatcagggcaGTGATGAAGGTGACAATTCTTTTTCATAATGCTTAAAACCAAAACTGGTATGAGCTGGAATGCCCAGCTTCTCTGCTTTCCTCCGTTTTACTAATTATCTTGTACAAGATACGACACTAGCACTATTGAAATAaggaattatatatatattagagTAGGGTAAGGTAAGTAGTATTCGGATGGgagaagttttttcgcgggaGAAATTTCCACACGGCCCAAATATTTCAAGTACCTAGAGACGATTACCTAAATGTTTATGGTGATTAAGAGGTAAGAAACAAATCTAGGTTATTTTTCGCTTAGCCGTTAACGTAAGGTATTCTATCAAGAAAGTCAGTAAGCTGGAATTTTGTCTGGTTGTAAATAATGAATAATaaaggaaataaataaaattaccttTCGTGTTTAACATGTGTTCCATAATCAGAAAACTTTCGATGACAAAACTGGCATTCATATGGTTTTTCACCTGTATGCCGTCTCATGTGACGCTTCAATTCAGAATTTGTAAAGAATTTGCTCGGACATAATCTGAAACGATACAactttttattacaaattttacaaaaccCCATTTCTCTCAAAGCACTCACTCGCAAACATATGGTTTGTCATTGCTATGTCTTCGTTTGTGCAGAGCAAAAATATGTCTAGCCTTGAAGACATTCCCACAGATATCACATACAAGTGCATGATGCTCCTTCTGTTTGCGATTCATCAAGTCGCGGCCCTTGGTCTTTGGGGATTTTTTCTTTACCCGTTTGCCGGATTTGTTTTCATCCTTTTTACTTTTGGCTGaagttttatttggtttttcgtCTTGTTCATCTTTTTCGTTATCTTTATCGTTATCAGGCGGTAATGAATAGTCTGGATCTTGGTCAtggtcattttcatcaaaatcgtCTTCGTCGTTATGTATTTGGTCAACATCCTCTCTGCAAAATGACCCTTCCGACAATGGAGCTGGCGAAAGTGGCTAAACAATATACGTGATTTAAATTatacataaaataaatgttaatatATCGTTTGCTATAGGTCTTTCTTGTTTAGTTCGTACCAGTCGACGTTTCAGGTGTGaattgtatacagggtgtccggtaaaaaatggataagcctgaaatggctgatagctaaacgtatgactgtactaaaaccaaatttctatcgcaaccattttagaaaatattatatatttcgttcagtgtattttaaatttcatcatcttacgttttcatTCATCACAACCACGAatcacgaatgaatgaatttttttttatttctttttttttttattttctacaataattgactAAAACCATAAgcacttaaaaatttttaaagctgttgcactttttctttgaaaaaaatattgaaattcgtttttcgatgcaaaatgtaaaaaaaaatattttatgaaaaattttaaacacctgtggtataaaaaaaatctatgggAATGTAGGtcgccaacttttttaaaaatatgcgcgtccaagggggattgcagaatgataatagtttttatcaaatctagagttactagaaagttattggtaccaaagtgcaaaaaaaacctattaatttaataaattattttaactgtataatcttaagtttttttcacattgctgcaaCAAATGCATGGATTTCATCTGTTTTTTtgatcagtcatattttacaataattcttctaatacattaccataaaaaaattgtataaccATTGAATAGTGActattaaaaagtaattttgctttttttttaatgcaaaaaagaaaaaaatgattatatGGCAGTTTTAAATTGCCCAAATCTGACTGAAAAAGACTTATAAAATTCGGTCATATCAACTTCATAGAAATTTGGAACTTACTTCGGAGTCACATTAAGAATCGCATGCCTCCATTTCCATATTATTCGacatttattctaatttttatgaaaaaaaataacaaagaatgtCATATCTAGGGCATTCATGATTTAACCTACCGTTGCGTTAATTAAGAACATTCGCTTCCTAATTCACGAAATCTTataaattaagaattttgttttcaggTACATTCCATGCCTGGTAAGAAGATCGAGATAAATTTCAGCATAATTTCGAATTTTAATTGATCAATACAAACTCATAATAAGATACATTTTAGCTCCATACAGACTGCCGAAAAAATTTAGCCGAGCCAAAATTTATCTGAGCATCTTATCGAGAACACTGGtcagcaaaattaaacttttttgttacagaaaccaaggtatattTTTCTATAGGTCCTTTtggaaaccgttacaaatttacttaaaacaaataaccaaacgctaacggccatattattcactagtttaaaaaatacatctggatgtaaacaatgtcaaatgtcaaaaataaatccaattccataatattcactacttaaatccaatcttaaatccaattttttaaatccattctcgttaaatccaaacaaatttaaactgctctctggaggtctgtttaaattgataaatccagatgtaaaattaattttcacagtgttcagttgtttttttacgtattttgtgaaggaaaaataaagataaatgcaaattatacaaaatttattgaataaacatataattatttttgagtgaataatgtgaccaaaaaattaaatccttggatttatgaaattcagatttaatggattggatttaaaataaactttaatccaaactaaatccagagtgaataatatggccgtaagaaaTAACCTTGAAAACTAGTAAAATCGGCATTTTCGTTTTTCTAActggattatctcaaaaacgtgatgtgattgaatttttctgacttcgaatTCGAGCAAATCTATAGAAAAGtttatcttggtgtctgtaacgaAAACCTTGTTGTCGAGGGCCGCAAAGTTACTCGTTGTGGGCCCCAAGTTTGATATGCATGGTTTAATgtatattcaattaatttttcaattaaaaaagaaaaacataaaaaaggcaaaataaaaaatatgtttttgaaatgaGGAGGACATGAACCGTGTTTGTATAAAGTGTATATTTTCTTACGATAACGCAATAAAAATAGGCAAAGTTAGGAAAATCCGTTGCCTGGTAAtagtaaaaataacaaattgatATTTGATTGGGATAAAAAACCAAtatcttacggccatattattcactagtttaaaaaatacatctggatgtaaagaaattgaaatgtcaaaaataaatccaaatccataatattaactacttaaatccaatattaaatccaattttttaaatccaaacaaatttaaactgctctctggagttctgtttaactttataaatcgaGATTTAAAATTCAGTATCACggtgttcagttgttttgtcaagtattttgtgaacataaagataaatgcaaattatacaaaatttattgaaaaatcacatatattattatttttagtgaataatatgaacaaaaaatcaaatccttggatttatgaaattcagatttgatggattggatttaaaattaactttaatccaaactaa includes the following:
- the LOC129914707 gene encoding transcription factor Ouib-like produces the protein MAETKLTPCRICNGHFAQSKLLDLHGIESQIENLIGVQLIKGVDIPTFICNQCNTDFEGAQEFRRKCIESNEFYESKCESLLKCDVVIPKEEQIEHIPLSPAPLSEGSFCREDVDQIHNDEDDFDENDHDQDPDYSLPPDNDKDNEKDEQDEKPNKTSAKSKKDENKSGKRVKKKSPKTKGRDLMNRKQKEHHALVCDICGNVFKARHIFALHKRRHSNDKPYVCELCPSKFFTNSELKRHMRRHTGEKPYECQFCHRKFSDYGTHVKHERTHTNDRPFACQHCGKAFSCGFVLKNHMLTHTGERNYKCTICNKSFGRQHNLTTHEKSIYHQNNLLKKENGDKEDS